Proteins encoded by one window of Carassius auratus strain Wakin chromosome 24, ASM336829v1, whole genome shotgun sequence:
- the LOC113042667 gene encoding serine/threonine-protein phosphatase 4 regulatory subunit 1-like isoform X1: protein MADLSLLQDSQEDTDGLLDFVSQDEMLTPLGRLDKYISSENIFNRQMVARSLLDTLRAVSEDEHECVSVLERIDRLAEDSEPTVRAELMEQIPHIAIFCQEHRPSIPFAFSKYLLPIVVRYLSDQNNLVRKTSQAALLVLLEQELMERGDVESLVCPVLVDLTAPDSSDDVKTEAMAIICKMAPMVGKDVTERLFLPRFCEMCCDCRMFHVRKVCAANFGDMCSVVGGEATEELLLPRFFQLCSDNVWGVRKACAECFMSVSSASSPEVRRSRLSSLFISLISDPSRWVRQAAFQSLGQFISTFAGRSSNSGQFFRDEWSGTQTHRSSADADGVCPAQDSVDVAEEGGGEQTAEVLSTDESCCTDSDSQKCLPEQTQPSSHPPAQEIPEHELFNSFQYWRTPVPRIDPELELELEEVRRPSAPALDRKQLQELIENLEPHIDDPDVKAQVDVLTAALRATALDSGLEEAFLEPRAARSNPFSSQQPSEHLSADIQRRGSSLHLTCDDDDSDVSDSSLSAEDQQKSKQQDVVPQALLEQYLSMTDPSRAQTVDMEIARHCAFSLPGVALTLGRQNWHCLRDTYETLASDMQWKVRRTLAFSIHELALILGDQLTAAHLVPIFNSFLKDLDEVRIGVLKHLYDFLKLLHQDTRRKYLYQLQEFLVTDNSRNWRFRSELAEQLVLLLELYSAQDVHDYLRPLALCLCSDRVSSVRWTSYRLVSEIIRKLSSCSSLLVSFLGELVEKFCHSQKWSGRQAFAFVCQLSIEEECLSLEQFSEHLLPPLLQLASDPVPNVRVLLAKTLRQTLLEREYFVSSVNGQQEALEHTLISLQTDVDKDVKYFASVHPSSTRLNEDAMSTTSSTY from the exons ATGGCGG ATCTCTCTTTGCTGCAGGACTCCCAGGAGGACACGGATGGAT TGCTGGACTTCGTGTCTCAGGATGAGATGTTGACCCCTCTGGGTCGACTGGACAAGTACATCAGCAGCGAGAACATCTTCAACAG GCAGATGGTGGCCCGCAGTCTTCTGGACACACTCCGGGCCGTGAGCGAGGATGAGCacgagtgtgtgtctgtgctggagCGGATCGACAGACTCGCAGAGGACTCAG AGCCGACGGTTCGAGCGGAGCTGATGGAGCAGATCCCACACATCGCCATCTTCTGTCAGGAGCACAGACCTTCCATTCCCTTCGCTTTCTCCAAGTACCTGCTTCCCATCGTGGTGCGGTACCTGTCCGACCAGAACAACCTG GTGAGGAAGACGAGTCAGGCGGCGCTGCTGGTGCTGCTGGAGCAGGAGCTGATGGAGCGAGGAGACGTGGAGAGTCTGGTGTGTCCAGTGCTGGTGGATCTGACCGCTCCCGACAGCAGCGACGACGTCAAGACCGAAGCCATGGCG ATCATCTGTAAAATGGCTCCGATGGTGGGGAAGGACGTCACCGAGAGACTCTTCCTGCCGCGCTTCTGTGAGATGTGCTGCGACTGCAGGATGTTCCACGTGCGCAAG GTTTGTGCGGCGAACTTCGGAGACATGTGCAGTGTGGTCGGAGGAGAGGCGACGGAGGAGCTGCTG CTGCCGCGGTTCTTCCAGCTGTGCTCTGATAACGTGTGGGGGGTGCGCAAGGCCTGCGCCGAGTGCTTCATGAGCGTCTCCTCGGCCTCGTCTCCAGAAGTGCGGCGCAGCAGACTCTCGTCTCTGTTCATCAGTCTGATCAGCGACCCGTCACGCTGG GTGCGTCAGGCTGCGTTCCAGTCCCTCGGTCAGTTCATCTCCACCTTCGCCGGACGCAGCAGTAACAGCGGTCAGTTCTTCAGAGACGAGTGGAGcgggacacaaacacacaggtccAG CGCAGACGCAGACGGTGTGTGTCCGGCGCAGGACTCTGTAGACGTGGCAGAGGAGGGTGGAGGAGAGCAGACGGCCGAGGTGCTGAGCACAGACGAGTCCTGCTGCACAGACTCAGACTCACAGAAGTGCCTTCCTGAGCAGACACAGCCCTCGTCTCATCCTCCAGCGCAGGAGATCCCGGAGCACGAGCTCTTCAACTCCTTCCAGTACTGGAGGACACCCGTCCCACGGATCGACCccgagctggagctggagctggaggaggtcaGGCGGCCCTCGGCCCCGGCGCTGGACAGGAAGCAGCTGCAGGAGCTCATCGAGAACCTGGAGCCACACATCGACGACCCCGACGTCAAAG CACAAGTGGACGTCCTGACTGCTGCTCTGAGAGCCACGGCGCTGGACTCTGGACTGGAAGAAGCTTTTCTGGAGCCTCGAGCCGCTCGATCAAACCCTTTCAGCTCCCAGCAGCCCTCAGAACACCTGTCAGCCGacatacag AGGCGTGGCTCCTCTCTACACCTGAcgtgtgatgatgatgattctgACGTGAGTGACAGCAGCCTGAGTGCTGAAGACCAGCAGAAATCAAAACAGCAG GATGTGGTTCCCCAGGCGCTGCTGGAGCAGTATCTGTCGATGACGGACCCGTCTCGCGCTCAGACGGTGGATATGGAGATCGCGAGGCACTGTGCGTTCAGTCTGCCTGGAGTCGCTCTGACCCTGGGACGACAGAACTGGCACTGCCTGCGCGACACCTACGAGACGCTGGCCTCCgacatgcag tggaaGGTGCGCCGGACACTAGCGTTCTCCATCCATGAGCTGGCTCTGATTCTGGGAGATCAGCTGACCGCTGCTCATCTGGTGCCCATCTTCAACAGCTTCCTGAAGGATCTGGACGAGGTTCGCATCGGCGTCCTCAAGCACCTCTACGACTTCCTCAAG CTGCTGCATCAGGACACTCGGAGGAAGTATCTGTATCAGCTGCAGGAGTTTCTGGTGACAGATAACAGTCGTAACTGGAGGTTTCGCTCCGAGCTGGCCGA gcagCTGGTGCTGCTGCTGGAGCTGTACAGTGCTCAGGATGTTCATGATTATCTGCGGCCGCTGGCTCTGTGTCTGTGTTCTGACCGCGTGTCGTCTGTGCGCTGGACGTCCTACAGACTG GTGAGTGAGATCATCAGGAAGCTGTCGTCGTGTTCGTCTCTGCTGGTCAGTTTTCTGGGAGAGCTGGTGGAGAAGTTCTGTCACTCTCAGAAGTGGTCCGGTCGTCAGGCGTTTGCCTTCGTCTGTCAG CTGTCTATAGAGGAGGAGTGTCTGTCTCTGGAACAGTTCTCCGAgcatcttcttcctcctcttcttcagctGGCGTCTGATCCGGTCCCTAACGTCCGTGTGCTGCTGGCCAAAACCCTGCGGCAGACGCTGCTGGAgcgag agtatTTTGTGAGCTCGGTGAACGGTCAGCAGGAGGCGCTGGAGCACACACTCATCTCTCTGCAGACAGATGTGGATAAAGACGTCAAATACTTCGCCAGCGTTCACCCCAGCAGCACACGTCTGAACGAGGACGCCATGAGCACCACGTCCTCCACCTACTGA
- the LOC113042667 gene encoding serine/threonine-protein phosphatase 4 regulatory subunit 1-like isoform X2, with amino-acid sequence MADLSLLQDSQEDTDGLLDFVSQDEMLTPLGRLDKYISSENIFNRQMVARSLLDTLRAVSEDEHECVSVLERIDRLAEDSEPTVRAELMEQIPHIAIFCQEHRPSIPFAFSKYLLPIVVRYLSDQNNLVRKTSQAALLVLLEQELMERGDVESLVCPVLVDLTAPDSSDDVKTEAMAIICKMAPMVGKDVTERLFLPRFCEMCCDCRMFHVRKVCAANFGDMCSVVGGEATEELLLPRFFQLCSDNVWGVRKACAECFMSVSSASSPEVRRSRLSSLFISLISDPSRWVRQAAFQSLGQFISTFAGRSSNSGQFFRDEWSGTQTHSADADGVCPAQDSVDVAEEGGGEQTAEVLSTDESCCTDSDSQKCLPEQTQPSSHPPAQEIPEHELFNSFQYWRTPVPRIDPELELELEEVRRPSAPALDRKQLQELIENLEPHIDDPDVKAQVDVLTAALRATALDSGLEEAFLEPRAARSNPFSSQQPSEHLSADIQRRGSSLHLTCDDDDSDVSDSSLSAEDQQKSKQQDVVPQALLEQYLSMTDPSRAQTVDMEIARHCAFSLPGVALTLGRQNWHCLRDTYETLASDMQWKVRRTLAFSIHELALILGDQLTAAHLVPIFNSFLKDLDEVRIGVLKHLYDFLKLLHQDTRRKYLYQLQEFLVTDNSRNWRFRSELAEQLVLLLELYSAQDVHDYLRPLALCLCSDRVSSVRWTSYRLVSEIIRKLSSCSSLLVSFLGELVEKFCHSQKWSGRQAFAFVCQLSIEEECLSLEQFSEHLLPPLLQLASDPVPNVRVLLAKTLRQTLLEREYFVSSVNGQQEALEHTLISLQTDVDKDVKYFASVHPSSTRLNEDAMSTTSSTY; translated from the exons ATGGCGG ATCTCTCTTTGCTGCAGGACTCCCAGGAGGACACGGATGGAT TGCTGGACTTCGTGTCTCAGGATGAGATGTTGACCCCTCTGGGTCGACTGGACAAGTACATCAGCAGCGAGAACATCTTCAACAG GCAGATGGTGGCCCGCAGTCTTCTGGACACACTCCGGGCCGTGAGCGAGGATGAGCacgagtgtgtgtctgtgctggagCGGATCGACAGACTCGCAGAGGACTCAG AGCCGACGGTTCGAGCGGAGCTGATGGAGCAGATCCCACACATCGCCATCTTCTGTCAGGAGCACAGACCTTCCATTCCCTTCGCTTTCTCCAAGTACCTGCTTCCCATCGTGGTGCGGTACCTGTCCGACCAGAACAACCTG GTGAGGAAGACGAGTCAGGCGGCGCTGCTGGTGCTGCTGGAGCAGGAGCTGATGGAGCGAGGAGACGTGGAGAGTCTGGTGTGTCCAGTGCTGGTGGATCTGACCGCTCCCGACAGCAGCGACGACGTCAAGACCGAAGCCATGGCG ATCATCTGTAAAATGGCTCCGATGGTGGGGAAGGACGTCACCGAGAGACTCTTCCTGCCGCGCTTCTGTGAGATGTGCTGCGACTGCAGGATGTTCCACGTGCGCAAG GTTTGTGCGGCGAACTTCGGAGACATGTGCAGTGTGGTCGGAGGAGAGGCGACGGAGGAGCTGCTG CTGCCGCGGTTCTTCCAGCTGTGCTCTGATAACGTGTGGGGGGTGCGCAAGGCCTGCGCCGAGTGCTTCATGAGCGTCTCCTCGGCCTCGTCTCCAGAAGTGCGGCGCAGCAGACTCTCGTCTCTGTTCATCAGTCTGATCAGCGACCCGTCACGCTGG GTGCGTCAGGCTGCGTTCCAGTCCCTCGGTCAGTTCATCTCCACCTTCGCCGGACGCAGCAGTAACAGCGGTCAGTTCTTCAGAGACGAGTGGAGcgggacacaaacacacag CGCAGACGCAGACGGTGTGTGTCCGGCGCAGGACTCTGTAGACGTGGCAGAGGAGGGTGGAGGAGAGCAGACGGCCGAGGTGCTGAGCACAGACGAGTCCTGCTGCACAGACTCAGACTCACAGAAGTGCCTTCCTGAGCAGACACAGCCCTCGTCTCATCCTCCAGCGCAGGAGATCCCGGAGCACGAGCTCTTCAACTCCTTCCAGTACTGGAGGACACCCGTCCCACGGATCGACCccgagctggagctggagctggaggaggtcaGGCGGCCCTCGGCCCCGGCGCTGGACAGGAAGCAGCTGCAGGAGCTCATCGAGAACCTGGAGCCACACATCGACGACCCCGACGTCAAAG CACAAGTGGACGTCCTGACTGCTGCTCTGAGAGCCACGGCGCTGGACTCTGGACTGGAAGAAGCTTTTCTGGAGCCTCGAGCCGCTCGATCAAACCCTTTCAGCTCCCAGCAGCCCTCAGAACACCTGTCAGCCGacatacag AGGCGTGGCTCCTCTCTACACCTGAcgtgtgatgatgatgattctgACGTGAGTGACAGCAGCCTGAGTGCTGAAGACCAGCAGAAATCAAAACAGCAG GATGTGGTTCCCCAGGCGCTGCTGGAGCAGTATCTGTCGATGACGGACCCGTCTCGCGCTCAGACGGTGGATATGGAGATCGCGAGGCACTGTGCGTTCAGTCTGCCTGGAGTCGCTCTGACCCTGGGACGACAGAACTGGCACTGCCTGCGCGACACCTACGAGACGCTGGCCTCCgacatgcag tggaaGGTGCGCCGGACACTAGCGTTCTCCATCCATGAGCTGGCTCTGATTCTGGGAGATCAGCTGACCGCTGCTCATCTGGTGCCCATCTTCAACAGCTTCCTGAAGGATCTGGACGAGGTTCGCATCGGCGTCCTCAAGCACCTCTACGACTTCCTCAAG CTGCTGCATCAGGACACTCGGAGGAAGTATCTGTATCAGCTGCAGGAGTTTCTGGTGACAGATAACAGTCGTAACTGGAGGTTTCGCTCCGAGCTGGCCGA gcagCTGGTGCTGCTGCTGGAGCTGTACAGTGCTCAGGATGTTCATGATTATCTGCGGCCGCTGGCTCTGTGTCTGTGTTCTGACCGCGTGTCGTCTGTGCGCTGGACGTCCTACAGACTG GTGAGTGAGATCATCAGGAAGCTGTCGTCGTGTTCGTCTCTGCTGGTCAGTTTTCTGGGAGAGCTGGTGGAGAAGTTCTGTCACTCTCAGAAGTGGTCCGGTCGTCAGGCGTTTGCCTTCGTCTGTCAG CTGTCTATAGAGGAGGAGTGTCTGTCTCTGGAACAGTTCTCCGAgcatcttcttcctcctcttcttcagctGGCGTCTGATCCGGTCCCTAACGTCCGTGTGCTGCTGGCCAAAACCCTGCGGCAGACGCTGCTGGAgcgag agtatTTTGTGAGCTCGGTGAACGGTCAGCAGGAGGCGCTGGAGCACACACTCATCTCTCTGCAGACAGATGTGGATAAAGACGTCAAATACTTCGCCAGCGTTCACCCCAGCAGCACACGTCTGAACGAGGACGCCATGAGCACCACGTCCTCCACCTACTGA
- the LOC113042691 gene encoding vesicle-associated membrane protein-associated protein A-like, which yields MSKLEQILILDPPGDLRFRGPFTDVVTANLKLRNPSDRRVCFKVKTTAPRRYCVRPNSGVIDPGSAVTVSVMLQPFEYDPNEKSKHKFMVQTIFAPSGASDLEALWKDARPDDLMDSKLRCVFEMPSDNEKTNELESTKAPSALNASKDGASGARAGSLSTDDTEMRKLMEESKRLQTEVGKLLDENRQLKDEGLRMRKVNQLDSSVSRSSAVMQSKEPSSRSLPSLLVVIAAIFIGFFLGKFVL from the exons ATGTCCAAACTGGAGCAGATTCTGATCCTCGACCCACCGGGGGACCTCCGCTTCAGAG GACCCTTCACTGATGTGGTGACCGCTAACCTGAAGCTGAGGAACCCGTCCGACAGAAGAGTATGCTTCAAAGTGAAGACCACAGCTCCTCGCCGTTACTGTGTGCGGCCCAACAGCGGCGTGATCGACCCCGGCTCCGCCGTCACCGTCTCCG TCATGCTGCAGCCCTTTGAGTACGACCCGAACGAGAAGAGCAAGCACAAGTTCATGGTGCAGACCATCTTCGCTCCGTCCGGCGCCAGCGACCTGGAAGCCCTG TGGAAAGATGCCAGACCGGACGACCTGATGGACTCCAAGCTGCGCTGCGTGTTTGAGATGCCCTCAGACAACGAGAAGacg AACGAGCTGGAGTCCACCAAAGCCCCGTCTGCTCTGAACGCCTCGAAGGACGGAGCGTCAGGAGCCAGAGCCGGAAGTCTGTCCACGGACGACACGGAGATGAGGAAGCTGATGGAGGAGAGCAAGAGACTGCAGACGGAGGTCGGGAAGCTGCTGGACGAGAACCGGCAACTCAAG GACGAAGGGCTGAGGATGAGGAAGGTCAATCAGTTGGACAGCTCTGTGTCCAGGTCTTCGGCGGTGATGCAGAGTAAAGAGCCGTCCTCCAGATCTCTGCCGTCTCTGCTGGTGGTCATCGCTGCCATCTTCATCGGGTTCTTCCTCGGGAAGTTTGTCTTGTAG